From the Deinococcus gobiensis I-0 genome, the window GCACTCGCTGGGGGGCGAGGTGATCTTCGACCTCGCCGCGCGCTACCCCCACTGCACCACGGCCCTCATCGCCGCCGCCCCCACCGGCATTCCCGAGAACCCCAACGTGCCCGCGCAGCTGTTCCGGCTGGCGCGTGACCTCCCCCGCGAGCGGCTGGGCCTCCTTATCCCCGGCCTGCGCGCCTATGGCCGCGTCGGCCCGGTCCGGATGCTGAGCCTCGCCGCCGACCAGCGCCGCCACAACACCGGGCCGCTGCTGCGCCGGGTACGGGTGCCCACCCTGCTCATCGACGGCGACCGCGATCCCGTCATCCGGGCGTGGACCGTCCGCGAAATCCGGCGCGAAATCCCCGAGGCGGTCGTGCGGGTCGTGCCCGGCGGCACCCACGCCGTCACCGACACCTTCCCGAAGACCATCGCCGCCTCCGCCCTCGAGTTCCTCCAGTGGGTCGAAGGTCCGGATACGGCGCCTATAGGCCACTTTGAGCAACTTAATTGCGGCAACTTACCGGAATAGCCTTGATCCAGCAATAAAGTTGCCAAAAAACGCCGAGGTGATAGACTTCTCCTCATGTTCGAGGAGACCCACGACCACCATGTGCTGCTCACGCCCGGCCCGACCCCGATCCACCCCAAGGCCATGCGGGCACTCATGCGCGGGATGCTGGGGCACATGGACCCGGAGGTGTTCGCGCTGAACCGCGAGATCCAGCAGGACCTGCGGGTGATGTACGGCACCGAGCCCGAGGCCTTCACGGCCCTGCTGGCCGGGACCGGTTCGCTGGGCATGGAGGCGGGTTTCGCCAATCTGGTCGAGGCGGGCGACGAGGTGCTGGTGTGCGCCAACGGTTCTTTCGGCCGCCGCATGGCCGAGATGGCCGCGCGCTACGGCGCCCGCGTACGTCTGGTCACCGCGCCGCTGGGCGAGGCGATCAACCCCGCCGACGTGGCCGCGCACCTCGACGGCGTGAACATGGTCGCGGTCGTGCACGGCGAGACGAGCACCGGCGTCCTGAACCCCGTGCCCGAGATCGCCGAACTCGTGCGTGGCAGCGGCGCGCTGCTCACCGTGGACGCGGTGACGACCGCCGGGATGGAGCCCTTCCACATGCAGGACTGGGGCGTGGACTACGCCTATACCGGCGCGCAGAAGTGCCTCTCGGCGCCTCCCGGCCTCGCGCCTATCGCGGTGAGCGAGCGCGCCTTCGCCCGCTTCGCCGCCCGGCGCAGCCCCACGCCGCTGTGGTACTGCGACCTCGAAGGCCTGCGCGACTACTGGGTGGACCACACCTACCACCACACCGTGCCGGTCAACCTGCATTTCGCCTTTCACGCCGCCCTGCGCGCCGCCCTGGACGAAGGCCTGGAGCGCCGGCAGCGCCGCGTCCGGGCAATGGGGCAGGTCATCGAGCGCACGCTCGCGCCCCTGGGGTTCTCGCACTATGTGCGCCGCCCCGAGGACCGGCTGCCCACCGTGCTGGCGCTGCGGCTGCCCGAGGGCTTCGACGACGCGGGCGTGCGCAAGGCCCTGCGGGAGCGTGAGATCAGCGTGACCGGGGGTCTCGGACCGACGGCGGGCGTCATCTGGCGCCTGGGCCTGATGGGCGAGTCGGCCCGCCCCGCGCCCTACCGCGCCCTGATGGTGGCCCTGCAGGACCTGCTGGGCGAGCCGGGCCTGGTGCGCCGCTACGAGGAGGCGCTCGGCGCCCTGATGCCCGAAGAGACGCAGCCGGCCCTGGCCTAGGCGGGCGGGGGAGGGGCCAGGGACCGCCCCGCGCTCCTCATTCCATCTTGCCGCTGCGGATCACGTCGGCGATGACCGGGGGCAGGTTCCAGGCCATGATGTCGAAGGCGCTCGACGAGTAGTCGTAGGGCACCTTGTGCAGCGACACTTTGGGCCGCCGGCCCGAGCAGTCCACGATCGCCACGTCGGCCCCGGGTTCGTGGTTCAGGCTCAGGCCCACGCTGCCGGGGTCCACGAACACCGTGTCGCCCACCGTGCGCGTGAAGGGAACGTGCGTGCCCCCCACCACCAGCACGCGCGCGCCCATACTGTCGGCCAGCGTCTCGAGTTCGGCCTCTGGGGCCATCAGGTCCACGCGGCCTTCGGGGTCGTGGGGACTGCCGTGGAAGTACCGCACGCGGCCCACCGGGGTCATGAGGCGCCCACCGGTCGGCAGGCGGCGCAGGTATTCGAGCTGCTCGGGCAGCAGCGTTCCCTGCGTCCACTGCAACACCTGGTCGGCGACGCCCTTGCGCCCAGCGCGCTCGCCGAAGCTCAGGGCCACCCGCAGGTCGCTGCTGCCCAGCCCGACCTTCCAGTCCTCGCGGCGCACGAAGTCGATGACCGGCCCCGGCGACGCCCCGTAGCCCACCAGGTCCCCGACCACCACGACCTGACTGACGATCTGCTCGGCCAGAAAGCGCCGAACCGAAGTCAGGGCATGGATGTTGCCGTGTAAGTCACTGATGAAGGCGATCCTCAAAGTACCCTCATGGTAAGCCAAAGCGGCCGCCCACGCATCCCCCACGGGCAGCGGCGGCAGGGGCGCGGCCCCGCTATGATCCCGGACGTGCCCCGCGTTTCCCCCGCCCTGCTCGCCGCCCTGTGCGGTGTCCTGCTGGCCCTGACCCTGCCGCCGCTGCCCACCGGGATTCTCGCGCCGCTGCCCCTGGCCGCGCTGCTGTGGCTGGTGGCGAGCGCGCCGACGGCCCGGGCGGGCGCGGCGCGGATGCTGGCGGGGGTCACGGCCCTGAGCGCCGTTCACCTGTGGTGGCTGGTGCCCTTTCTCGTCGCGTTGTTCGGGCTGCCGCCCCTCGGCGCGCTGGCGGGGCTGCTCTACGTGCTGGAGGGCGGCTTCTTCGCGGTGATGGCCTATCTGGCCTGCCGTGTCACGCCGAGTCCGGCCGGGCGGGTGTGGGCACTGGCCGGGGGCTGGGTATTGCTCGAGTGGCTGCGCACGCTGGGGCCGCTGGCCTTTCCCTGGCCGACGTTGGGGTCGGTGCTGCTCCCCACGCCGCTGATCCAGGTGGCCGACCTGGGCGGGGTGCTGCTGTGCAGCCTGCTGATCACGGGGGCGGCGGCGGCGCTCGTGCAGGCGGCGCGGGGACAGCGTGCGCCGTTGCTGGCCGCCGCGGTGGTCTGGCTCGCCGCGCTGGGCTACGGCCTGACCCGCACCCCCGGCGAGGGGCCAACCCAGCCCATGCTGGTCATGCGTTCGGACTTCGACACCTTCGCACGGGCGGTGGGGAGCCTCCGTCCGGAACAGCAGTTTTCCACGCTCCTTCAGGCGACCACAGCCGCCCGGCAGCCCGGCGAGGTGGTCGTGTGGAGCGAGACGGCGACCTCGGCGTTTCCCGGCCAGCCGCAGATTCCGGCCTTTCCGGGTCCGGGTATCACCGGTTTGGGCACGCCTGCGGTTGGAGATGAGCCTCGGCGGAACGTGGCGGTGAGTGTGGACGCGGCCGGCACCATCCTCAGCCGTAGCGAGAAGGCCCGCCTGGTGCCGTTCGGAGAGTATTTCCCGCTGTATTCGGGACCCCTACGTCCGTTGTATGGCTTGATCGAGCGAACGCTGAATATTGATCTGGCCCCTATTCCACCTGCACAGAGCATCCGCCCGCTCTCTCTTCAGGGCATTCTCTACGGTACATACATCTGTTACGACAGCGTCTTTTCCTGGGTGGCACGCGACCTCGTGCGGCAGGGAGCGCAGGTCCTCGTCAACCCCAGCAACGACGGCTGGTACAACGGCTGGGGCGTGTCGCAGCACTTCTGGATGGGCCGGGTACGCGCCATCGAGACCCGGCGCTGGCTGGTGCGCAGCGTGAACGACGGCGTGGCCGGAGCGGTGGACGACCTGGGCCGGCCGGTGGTGACCGTCGCGGCGGGGGAGGGGGTCCAGACCCTGCACGTGCGGCCCCGCCTGCTGAGTGGCCAGACCCTGTTCGTACGGCTCGGGCACGTGCCGGCCCTGCTGCTCGCGGCCTTGCTGGTCGTCCTGGGCTGGGGGGTGGGGCGGCGGACCAGCCCACCTGTCACCGGAAGTGCTCTACCACGTCGTTGAGGTCGTCCTCCGGCAGTTCGACGTAGCGCCGGGTGGTGTCCACCTGTTCGTGCCCCAGGAACCCGGCCACACGGGTGAAGTCCTTCGTCGCGGCGTAGAGCTGGGTGCCGGCGTACTTGCGTCCGGCGTGGAAGCCCCGGAACTCGTGTTCCATCCCGGCCCGCAGCGCCACCTTCTGGAGCCGCTCGTAGGCGCTGGAGTAGGCCCGGAAGGTCAGCACCGGGGTCTGGGGCAGCGCCGGCACCTGGGCCTGCCAGCCCTCCAGCGCTTCCCGGAGCCGGGCGCTGAGCGGGACCCAGCGGGCCTTGTCGCCCTTGCCGTGGGCCACCAGCAGGCGCCGGCGCCCCAGGTCGAGGTCCGCCCAGGTCAGGGCCAGGGCCTCGGCGATGCGCAGACCACCGTGCGCGAGCAGCAGCAGCAGCACCTGCTCCTGGGCATCGGCCTGGGCGAGCATGGCCCCCACGAAATCCTGACGGTAGGGCGGGTTCTTGACGATGCCCTTGGTCCGGTCCTTGGGTCGCTTTACATCGGCGAAGGGATCGGCGTCGGTCGCGCCCGCCCAGCGTAGCGCCCGGTACAGGGCCGAAGCCGCCGCGACGCGCGCCATGACCGTCGCCGGCTTGAGTCCCGAGGCGCTGAGCGAGGCCACATACACCCCCGGCTCGCGGTGGCCGGGGTGCAGCAGGTTCCAGGCGTGGGCCGAGGCGTGGGCGAGCAGGACCTCGGTTCCCTTGCGGTAGGCGCGCAGGGTGTGGGGGCTGGTGCGCACCCCGGCGCTGGTGTCGGCCGTCAGATAGGCCTGGGTCAGCGCCCAGAGTTCGGCGGCGTTCTTGTCGCGCGCGGCCGTGACGGCCCGGACCCGCAGGGAGGCGTCGCTCAGGCCCGCCCAGCTGCGGGCCTCGCTCAGGCGGTCGCCGATGTACGGGGCCAGGGCCGAGGCGGGCGCATGATCAGACATGCCCGATGATAACAAGCCTTATCAACGGCGTGGTCTGTTTCGCTCAGGTCTCCAGTTCGCCGGCCTTCACCGGCGTCAGCATCCGGAGGGCGCCGGGCAGGATGCGGGCGGTGAACGGCGTGGTTTCCACGTGCAGCTCCCCGTCGTATTGCAGCGGGAACGGCTCGGTCGCGTCCACCTGCACCTCGCGGGCCTCGATGGTTTCGAGGTTGCTGCT encodes:
- a CDS encoding alpha/beta fold hydrolase is translated as MSGRTAPAGQPHYTTVRGLRTHAWVRGEGPPLVIVPGLGCASWMYVRLARELSLKRRVYVYDPPGHGASEGAPGYPRTIRDLTDHLAAWLEASGLRCAPLLGHSLGGEVIFDLAARYPHCTTALIAAAPTGIPENPNVPAQLFRLARDLPRERLGLLIPGLRAYGRVGPVRMLSLAADQRRHNTGPLLRRVRVPTLLIDGDRDPVIRAWTVREIRREIPEAVVRVVPGGTHAVTDTFPKTIAASALEFLQWVEGPDTAPIGHFEQLNCGNLPE
- a CDS encoding alanine--glyoxylate aminotransferase family protein; the protein is MFEETHDHHVLLTPGPTPIHPKAMRALMRGMLGHMDPEVFALNREIQQDLRVMYGTEPEAFTALLAGTGSLGMEAGFANLVEAGDEVLVCANGSFGRRMAEMAARYGARVRLVTAPLGEAINPADVAAHLDGVNMVAVVHGETSTGVLNPVPEIAELVRGSGALLTVDAVTTAGMEPFHMQDWGVDYAYTGAQKCLSAPPGLAPIAVSERAFARFAARRSPTPLWYCDLEGLRDYWVDHTYHHTVPVNLHFAFHAALRAALDEGLERRQRRVRAMGQVIERTLAPLGFSHYVRRPEDRLPTVLALRLPEGFDDAGVRKALREREISVTGGLGPTAGVIWRLGLMGESARPAPYRALMVALQDLLGEPGLVRRYEEALGALMPEETQPALA
- a CDS encoding metallophosphoesterase family protein, which codes for MRIAFISDLHGNIHALTSVRRFLAEQIVSQVVVVGDLVGYGASPGPVIDFVRREDWKVGLGSSDLRVALSFGERAGRKGVADQVLQWTQGTLLPEQLEYLRRLPTGGRLMTPVGRVRYFHGSPHDPEGRVDLMAPEAELETLADSMGARVLVVGGTHVPFTRTVGDTVFVDPGSVGLSLNHEPGADVAIVDCSGRRPKVSLHKVPYDYSSSAFDIMAWNLPPVIADVIRSGKME
- the lnt gene encoding apolipoprotein N-acyltransferase — encoded protein: MPRVSPALLAALCGVLLALTLPPLPTGILAPLPLAALLWLVASAPTARAGAARMLAGVTALSAVHLWWLVPFLVALFGLPPLGALAGLLYVLEGGFFAVMAYLACRVTPSPAGRVWALAGGWVLLEWLRTLGPLAFPWPTLGSVLLPTPLIQVADLGGVLLCSLLITGAAAALVQAARGQRAPLLAAAVVWLAALGYGLTRTPGEGPTQPMLVMRSDFDTFARAVGSLRPEQQFSTLLQATTAARQPGEVVVWSETATSAFPGQPQIPAFPGPGITGLGTPAVGDEPRRNVAVSVDAAGTILSRSEKARLVPFGEYFPLYSGPLRPLYGLIERTLNIDLAPIPPAQSIRPLSLQGILYGTYICYDSVFSWVARDLVRQGAQVLVNPSNDGWYNGWGVSQHFWMGRVRAIETRRWLVRSVNDGVAGAVDDLGRPVVTVAAGEGVQTLHVRPRLLSGQTLFVRLGHVPALLLAALLVVLGWGVGRRTSPPVTGSALPRR
- a CDS encoding tyrosine-type recombinase/integrase; the protein is MSDHAPASALAPYIGDRLSEARSWAGLSDASLRVRAVTAARDKNAAELWALTQAYLTADTSAGVRTSPHTLRAYRKGTEVLLAHASAHAWNLLHPGHREPGVYVASLSASGLKPATVMARVAAASALYRALRWAGATDADPFADVKRPKDRTKGIVKNPPYRQDFVGAMLAQADAQEQVLLLLLAHGGLRIAEALALTWADLDLGRRRLLVAHGKGDKARWVPLSARLREALEGWQAQVPALPQTPVLTFRAYSSAYERLQKVALRAGMEHEFRGFHAGRKYAGTQLYAATKDFTRVAGFLGHEQVDTTRRYVELPEDDLNDVVEHFR